Genomic DNA from Candidatus Sphingomonas phytovorans:
CAGGCAGCTTACCAGCATGCGATGGTCGAATTCGGAAATGAGCTCCGCGTTCTCTGCGCCCTCTGCGCGAACCATTTTCTTTGCTGCAATCGCGCCAATGACGTGAATGTCGATCCGAATTAGTCGGCGGGCAGCGGCTCGACGCGGAACCAGTCGGCATCGATCCAGCCGCGCTGCGCGTCCGGCGCGGCGCGAGTGAAGGTGAACAGTGCCGGACGCGATCCCTTCCACCAGGAGAAGCGCGCGAGCTGGATCGCATCGCCCACCGGTGTGAAGGCCTTGCCGTCGAGGCTGTAGCTGTAGCGGACGGTCTGCCCGATGCCGATCTCGGCGCGGAGCTGGAGGGCCTTTGCCGCGATCGTCGGGCCGGGCGTCTCGTCGCCTTCGGAGGCGAGGGTGATCCGGGCGATACCCTTGTCGCGCACCACGCCGATCCAGCTCGGGCGGACGCCGAACAGGGACAGGCCGCCGCGCTGGCCGTCCTTCATGCCGCTGATGTCGATCCGCGTCGTGATCCGGCTCGGGCCCTGCAATATCTGGGTCAGGGTATTGCGCGCGGTGACGAGATGCTCGGCGTGGCCGGCGGTCAGGCGGAGATAGCCGGGACGTCGGGCGAGGCTCCACGCCGTATTGTCGGGATTGTGGTTCCACTCCCATTGCGGGCCGAGCGTACGCGCGGTGAATTCGTCCGAATCCTGCAGCCGGTCGCTGGTCGGCGCGGTGCCGGTGTCGGGTATGGCATGGGTCGCGACCGGCTGGCCGCTGGTCTTGCCAGGGATCGGGTCGCCCATCACCGGCCAGTCGTCGACCCAGCTGACCGGCTGGAGATGGACGATGCGGCCGAACGCGCCGGTTGAGTTGAAATGGGCGAACCAGCCCTGGCCCGATGGCGTCTCGACCCAGCCGCCCTGGTGCGGGCCTTCCAGTTTGGTGCTGCCCTGTTCGAGCACGACGCGCCATTCATAGGGGCCGCGAATGTCGCGAGATCGCAGCGCGACCTGCGATCCCTTTTCCACCCCGCCGATCGGCGCGAAGATATAGTAATAGCCGTTCCGCTTGTAGAATTTGGGGCCTTCAAGGATCGGCAGATTGGCCTTGTCCTCGACGATCACCGTGCCGGCATCGAGCACACGGGTGCCGTCAACGCTCATCTTGTGGAGGATCAGCGGCCCGGCGCCATGGCGCGAATGGACTAGCCAGGCCTGGCCGTCGTCATCCCAGATCGGGCAGGGGTCTTCCAGCAAGGGTTGGTCGATCACCTTGATGGGTTTGGCCCATGGCCCTTCAGCGCGGGTCGCGGTGGACATGAAGATGCCTTCGTCCGGCGTCGCCCAATAGACGTAGAATCTGCCCTCATGATG
This window encodes:
- a CDS encoding glycoside hydrolase 43 family protein, with the translated sequence MKGALLSLAAIGLLAPLTSAAAPERATYSNPILFADYSDPDMIRVGRDYYMVASSFHFSPGIPILKSRDLVHWTIIGHVLPKLDFAPEYDMPGPHTLTDKISKPVGGTRYAAGVWAPSIRHHEGRFYVYWATPDEGIFMSTATRAEGPWAKPIKVIDQPLLEDPCPIWDDDGQAWLVHSRHGAGPLILHKMSVDGTRVLDAGTVIVEDKANLPILEGPKFYKRNGYYYIFAPIGGVEKGSQVALRSRDIRGPYEWRVVLEQGSTKLEGPHQGGWVETPSGQGWFAHFNSTGAFGRIVHLQPVSWVDDWPVMGDPIPGKTSGQPVATHAIPDTGTAPTSDRLQDSDEFTARTLGPQWEWNHNPDNTAWSLARRPGYLRLTAGHAEHLVTARNTLTQILQGPSRITTRIDISGMKDGQRGGLSLFGVRPSWIGVVRDKGIARITLASEGDETPGPTIAAKALQLRAEIGIGQTVRYSYSLDGKAFTPVGDAIQLARFSWWKGSRPALFTFTRAAPDAQRGWIDADWFRVEPLPAD